One genomic region from Terriglobus aquaticus encodes:
- a CDS encoding aminotransferase class V-fold PLP-dependent enzyme, which yields MTSRRNFLKNAAACAPASVLAQASSSGQGMPPPSYSIADLPQHYDVDRSVINLENAYWGVMPRETAAAYAENIQYVNRLNSVFARNTLADHTMNAQFDDARASIASLLHCDTEEIALTRSGSDGLQSLIVNYNLLKPGDAVIYCDLDYDAMIFAMEYLQERRGAQIVRFTMPEPATTANILAAYEDVLKRTPNAKLLLVTHVSNRTGLVTPVREIVAMARARGVDTIVDAAHGIGCLDVTLPDFGADFVGWSMHKWLAAPLGTGAVYIRKSRIPDIEIAFDNHDVPTDDIRARIPAGTVNFAAFMTIPAAIDFHRKVGPAAKERQLRTLRNRWVDAARSIPGVGITVPDDPARYCAITSFRLRGMHTDAEAERVQHVLLQKHNVHTVARKGVHQGPVIRVTPALFNTLADCDALVRALEAEQNLFA from the coding sequence ATGACTTCCAGACGCAACTTCCTGAAGAACGCCGCAGCTTGCGCGCCGGCCTCCGTCCTTGCGCAGGCATCGTCCTCTGGGCAAGGCATGCCGCCGCCGTCTTACAGCATCGCCGACCTTCCGCAGCACTATGACGTCGACCGTTCCGTCATCAATCTGGAAAACGCCTACTGGGGCGTGATGCCGCGTGAGACTGCCGCCGCGTATGCCGAGAACATTCAGTACGTGAATCGACTGAATTCTGTTTTTGCGCGCAACACGTTGGCCGATCACACGATGAACGCGCAGTTCGACGACGCCCGTGCCAGCATCGCTTCCCTGTTGCACTGCGACACGGAAGAGATCGCGCTGACCCGCTCCGGCTCCGACGGCCTGCAGAGCCTGATCGTGAATTACAACCTGTTGAAGCCAGGCGACGCGGTGATTTACTGCGACCTGGACTACGACGCCATGATCTTCGCGATGGAGTACCTGCAGGAGCGGCGCGGCGCGCAGATTGTCCGCTTCACCATGCCCGAGCCGGCGACCACGGCCAACATTTTGGCCGCGTACGAAGACGTTCTGAAGCGCACGCCGAACGCGAAGCTGCTTTTGGTCACGCATGTCTCAAACCGGACCGGGCTGGTTACGCCCGTGCGCGAGATCGTGGCCATGGCACGCGCACGCGGCGTGGACACCATCGTCGATGCCGCGCACGGCATTGGCTGCCTGGACGTGACGCTGCCCGACTTCGGCGCGGACTTCGTCGGCTGGTCCATGCACAAGTGGCTCGCCGCGCCGCTCGGCACCGGTGCCGTGTACATCCGCAAATCGCGCATCCCCGACATTGAGATCGCGTTCGACAATCACGACGTGCCGACCGACGACATTCGCGCGCGCATCCCCGCGGGCACGGTGAACTTCGCCGCATTCATGACGATTCCCGCCGCTATCGACTTTCATCGCAAGGTCGGCCCCGCAGCCAAGGAGCGGCAGCTACGCACGCTGCGCAATCGCTGGGTCGACGCTGCCCGCAGCATCCCTGGTGTAGGGATCACCGTGCCCGACGACCCGGCGCGCTACTGTGCCATCACCAGCTTTCGCCTGCGCGGCATGCACACCGACGCCGAGGCCGAACGCGTGCAGCACGTTCTGTTGCAAAAGCACAACGTCCACACGGTTGCCCGCAAAGGCGTTCATCAAGGGCCGGTGATTCGTGTGACACCTGCGCTCTTCAACACGCTCGCCGATTGCGATGCACTCGTGCGGGCGCTGGAAGCCGAACAGAATCTCTTCGCGTAG
- a CDS encoding GGDEF domain-containing protein, which yields MGALRLDNLTILLCLLASAFLFACSFGAVWVSNRRSRSAGHFSLAFTAGALSCFLFTFVQANGWWGIFLNTVVGDTLVSVFTSLLHVGIRRQIGLSRHHQLIATLPVVPFCCLVFFTEHRDSMLARILVLALYGVAIRTWVGIDLLKSGRPGTQRALAYVMFLFGALSLWQGLGTIAVGAPADYMRADLVQSSVLFLFLLFVLASGLLLFLLLNDDLVQRLEHDAERDFLTGALNRRGFERALIAELERSARHRQALVLGLLDLDHFKRINDTNGHAEGDRILCEITRVATASIRPYDYLGRFGGDEFVLLLPGTSLGEAKAVAERIRAEIAARLQSVSISIGLTAGVASDSMDSIVRRADEALYRAKQDGRNAIALA from the coding sequence ATGGGTGCGTTGCGTCTTGATAACCTGACAATCCTGTTGTGTTTGCTGGCGTCCGCCTTTCTGTTTGCATGCTCTTTCGGAGCAGTGTGGGTCAGCAACCGGCGTAGCAGGAGCGCCGGACACTTCAGCCTGGCCTTTACTGCCGGCGCACTCAGTTGCTTCCTCTTCACGTTCGTTCAGGCCAACGGATGGTGGGGCATCTTCCTCAACACAGTGGTGGGCGACACCCTGGTGAGCGTCTTCACATCCTTGCTGCACGTTGGGATACGAAGGCAGATCGGTTTGTCGCGCCACCACCAGTTGATCGCGACACTGCCGGTTGTCCCGTTCTGTTGCCTCGTCTTCTTCACGGAGCATCGCGATTCCATGCTGGCGCGGATCCTGGTGCTCGCTCTGTATGGCGTTGCAATTAGGACCTGGGTGGGCATCGATCTGCTGAAGAGCGGCAGGCCTGGGACGCAACGGGCCTTGGCATACGTGATGTTCCTGTTTGGCGCGCTCAGCCTTTGGCAGGGGTTAGGGACCATCGCCGTCGGGGCGCCCGCAGATTACATGCGAGCCGACCTGGTCCAGTCATCCGTACTCTTTCTCTTTCTGCTCTTCGTACTCGCTTCAGGCCTTCTGCTCTTTTTGTTGTTGAACGATGACCTGGTGCAGCGGCTGGAACATGATGCCGAGCGCGATTTTCTTACAGGCGCGTTGAATCGCCGCGGCTTCGAACGCGCCCTGATAGCGGAACTGGAACGCAGTGCGCGCCATCGGCAGGCGCTGGTGCTTGGCCTGTTGGATCTGGATCACTTCAAGCGCATCAACGACACCAACGGACATGCCGAAGGTGACCGCATCCTGTGTGAAATCACCCGGGTCGCTACCGCATCGATTCGTCCCTATGACTACCTGGGACGCTTCGGCGGAGATGAGTTTGTCCTTCTGCTGCCCGGAACTAGTTTGGGTGAGGCGAAGGCAGTCGCGGAGCGCATCCGCGCAGAGATTGCAGCGCGTCTGCAGTCCGTCTCCATCAGCATCGGACTCACCGCAGGCGTCGCGAGTGACAGCATGGACAGCATTGTGCGGCGCGCCGATGAAGCTCTGTACCGGGCCAAGCAGGACGGGCGAAACGCAATCGCTCTTGCCTGA
- a CDS encoding DUF1772 domain-containing protein has product MPMHILNVVTVFLVVTVVGVEFSVSAFVNPAAWRLEAEAQLKMLSRFALVMGRVMPVWYPVCTLLLFVQTWLRWHEAGRDLLLAADAIWVLTSVISLFVLVPLNTRIAQGAPNWQRIHRIWDGRHRVRIAALAIAAILMLDVLVR; this is encoded by the coding sequence ATGCCGATGCATATCTTGAACGTAGTTACCGTCTTTCTGGTTGTTACCGTGGTTGGCGTCGAGTTCTCTGTCTCCGCCTTTGTCAATCCAGCGGCGTGGCGGCTGGAAGCCGAAGCGCAGTTGAAGATGCTCAGCAGATTCGCGCTTGTGATGGGACGCGTGATGCCGGTCTGGTATCCCGTGTGCACCTTGCTGCTGTTTGTGCAGACGTGGCTGCGCTGGCATGAGGCAGGACGCGATCTCTTGCTGGCCGCGGACGCGATCTGGGTGTTGACCTCGGTGATCTCGCTGTTTGTGCTGGTGCCACTCAACACTCGCATCGCCCAGGGTGCGCCCAATTGGCAACGCATCCACCGCATCTGGGACGGAAGGCATCGGGTGCGCATCGCGGCACTTGCGATCGCAGCAATCCTGATGCTGGATGTGCTGGTGCGCTGA
- a CDS encoding winged helix-turn-helix transcriptional regulator translates to MSKKEISPCPIDVTLSVIDGRWKGTIMWRLLDGPMRTSELRKSIPEITERMLIRHLRDMTASGILHRQQDQQSSVRVQYSITPYGMTLVPVLDALCTWGRQHLQRQISS, encoded by the coding sequence GTGTCGAAGAAGGAGATCTCGCCGTGCCCCATCGACGTGACGCTGAGCGTGATCGACGGCCGATGGAAAGGCACGATTATGTGGCGACTGCTGGACGGGCCGATGCGAACCAGCGAACTCCGCAAGAGCATTCCTGAGATCACGGAGCGCATGCTGATCCGTCACCTACGAGACATGACCGCCAGCGGCATCCTGCACCGGCAGCAAGACCAGCAATCGTCTGTGCGAGTGCAATACTCGATCACGCCCTATGGCATGACCCTGGTGCCCGTGCTGGACGCGCTTTGCACCTGGGGACGGCAGCACCTTCAACGGCAGATCTCTTCGTAA
- a CDS encoding J domain-containing protein encodes MPESLDLMRRRHELAELRKLLLSREQTLGELRAHLISFEGRYLRQVGLLYRRLDEWEQKIAELHGRAAEPESESDEWHAEDVSNSFDPLVLKTAYRDLVKLLHPDFAADADDEQRRTYLMSLANEAYRRQDIAAIRRMLSGYDPALDLTSARSSHEEAVRLSAMIFQVTQDLEAANLQIEELQRSESAKLQQRTLEAARQGRDLLAEMAARVNGSIGLAMRRYELDLSRKQRPSKGMSVESLVTAEIKL; translated from the coding sequence ATGCCGGAGAGCCTCGACCTGATGCGACGGCGTCATGAGCTAGCAGAACTGCGCAAGCTGCTGTTGAGCCGCGAGCAGACGCTGGGCGAACTGCGCGCGCACTTGATCAGCTTTGAGGGCCGTTACCTGCGGCAGGTGGGCCTGCTGTATCGGCGGCTGGATGAGTGGGAGCAAAAGATTGCGGAGCTGCACGGCAGAGCCGCGGAACCCGAGAGCGAGTCTGACGAGTGGCACGCGGAAGATGTATCCAACTCGTTCGATCCCCTGGTGTTGAAGACCGCCTACCGCGACCTGGTGAAGCTACTGCATCCCGACTTCGCCGCCGATGCCGACGACGAGCAACGCCGCACTTACCTAATGTCGCTCGCCAATGAGGCATACCGGCGGCAAGACATTGCTGCGATCCGGCGCATGCTCAGCGGCTATGATCCGGCACTCGATCTTACTTCCGCGAGAAGCTCGCACGAGGAAGCAGTGCGCCTTTCCGCCATGATCTTTCAAGTGACGCAGGACCTGGAGGCCGCAAACCTGCAGATTGAGGAGTTGCAACGCTCCGAATCTGCGAAGCTGCAACAACGCACGTTAGAAGCCGCCCGGCAGGGCCGCGACCTACTGGCGGAAATGGCCGCACGCGTGAACGGCAGCATTGGTCTTGCCATGCGGCGGTATGAACTGGACCTGTCACGCAAGCAGCGACCGTCGAAGGGTATGAGCGTGGAATCTCTGGTAACGGCCGAGATCAAGCTGTGA
- a CDS encoding sensor histidine kinase: MQIQYRDPSLPERRRSTDTWAYHFAAIIQSAEIAIVSKDLDGIVTSWNPAAEQIFGYTAQEMIGQSIRRVFPPDRLWEEDLILSKVRNGQHVHHYESQRVTKSGMAITVALTISPISDASGKIIGASKIARDVSEEREFRRAVERAKDQFISNVSHELRTPLTSIKAALKLLEMGGSRNDDPRSAALFRIANDNAERLLRLVDDLLDFQRLEAKTTIDLRTCRITEVVRPAVESVSALGELRSVELLCDMAEVSDDTAVMADPTRLQQVLLNLLANALKHSPRESKIQIKVAPEGNDLSIRVIDEGSGIPEDQLERIFERFEQVDKTDARHEGGVGLGLAISRNIVEQHGGRIWAERNDAKKPGAPGSTFTLILPCAAVL; the protein is encoded by the coding sequence TTGCAAATTCAGTATCGGGATCCGTCCCTTCCGGAACGCAGGCGATCGACAGATACCTGGGCGTACCACTTCGCTGCGATCATCCAATCCGCGGAAATCGCGATTGTCAGCAAGGATCTCGACGGCATTGTGACGAGTTGGAATCCAGCCGCAGAGCAGATCTTCGGGTATACGGCCCAGGAGATGATCGGGCAATCCATACGCCGGGTGTTTCCGCCCGACCGGCTCTGGGAAGAGGATCTGATCCTGAGCAAAGTTCGCAACGGGCAGCATGTGCACCATTACGAATCGCAACGCGTGACGAAGTCTGGCATGGCGATCACCGTAGCCCTAACGATCTCGCCGATCAGTGACGCCTCCGGCAAGATCATCGGCGCATCGAAGATCGCTCGTGACGTCTCAGAGGAGCGGGAGTTCCGGCGTGCTGTGGAGCGCGCAAAAGATCAGTTCATTTCCAATGTGTCTCACGAATTGCGCACGCCGCTCACCAGCATCAAGGCAGCCCTGAAGTTACTGGAAATGGGTGGTAGCCGAAACGACGATCCACGTTCCGCCGCGCTCTTCCGCATCGCGAATGATAATGCGGAACGCCTTCTGCGCCTGGTAGATGACTTGCTCGACTTCCAGCGGCTGGAGGCGAAGACGACGATCGACCTTCGCACGTGCCGCATTACGGAGGTGGTGCGCCCCGCGGTGGAGTCGGTGAGCGCACTCGGCGAGTTGCGGAGCGTGGAACTGCTCTGTGACATGGCGGAGGTGAGCGATGACACGGCTGTCATGGCCGATCCGACCCGCTTACAACAGGTGCTGCTCAACCTGCTGGCGAACGCACTCAAACACTCCCCGCGCGAAAGCAAGATCCAGATCAAGGTGGCGCCGGAAGGCAACGATCTGTCCATCCGAGTGATCGACGAGGGCAGCGGCATACCCGAGGATCAGCTGGAACGAATCTTCGAGCGGTTCGAGCAGGTGGATAAGACGGACGCGCGGCATGAGGGCGGGGTTGGGCTTGGCCTTGCCATCAGCCGAAACATCGTGGAGCAGCACGGTGGCAGGATCTGGGCCGAACGGAACGATGCCAAAAAGCCGGGAGCGCCTGGATCCACGTTTACGTTGATCCTGCCGTGCGCAGCCGTTCTGTAA
- a CDS encoding PEP-CTERM sorting domain-containing protein has protein sequence MKRLVFPIAAAMLVAAFSTQARATPYTVLVSGPGVSGTITLNYGTTTDSKTPSGYEITGVSGTFTDTNNGLNIVNGTITGLESLNRTAPEPTNHLAPNDFSAYAVAQPFGPEQSTALHYDNLFYPTGSPQTATDYPFSGGVLDIYGVLFDVDGYVVNLWSNGVQPVIGLNYGVAVANHDQAFDYVQPAGVVPTPEPASLSLLGTGAIALLSRRRWLRRS, from the coding sequence GTGAAACGTCTCGTTTTCCCCATCGCCGCAGCCATGCTGGTGGCGGCCTTCTCAACTCAGGCAAGAGCCACTCCGTACACCGTCTTGGTCAGCGGGCCGGGCGTCAGCGGAACCATCACGCTCAACTACGGAACCACGACGGATTCCAAGACTCCTTCGGGTTACGAGATCACGGGCGTCAGCGGAACCTTTACGGACACGAACAACGGGCTGAACATCGTGAACGGCACCATTACGGGCTTGGAAAGTCTGAACCGGACGGCGCCGGAACCGACGAACCATCTGGCTCCGAACGACTTCAGCGCTTACGCCGTGGCGCAGCCGTTCGGGCCGGAGCAGAGCACCGCGCTGCACTATGACAACCTGTTCTATCCGACGGGCTCGCCGCAGACTGCGACGGATTATCCGTTCTCGGGTGGCGTGCTTGATATCTACGGCGTGCTGTTTGATGTGGACGGCTACGTGGTCAACCTTTGGAGCAACGGCGTGCAGCCGGTGATCGGGCTCAACTACGGTGTGGCGGTTGCCAATCACGATCAGGCGTTCGATTACGTGCAGCCGGCTGGGGTGGTTCCGACGCCGGAACCTGCTTCGCTGTCCCTGCTGGGCACGGGTGCGATCGCATTGCTGTCACGCCGGCGGTGGTTGCGCAGGAGCTGA
- a CDS encoding SgcJ/EcaC family oxidoreductase, which yields MYVALRSSLLFLAALLPIAAPAAATAQQDANRAAILTIIQNLADAWNRGDAHAFASTFAEDGSFTNIIGMQTYGRAPFEAQHQRIFATIYKGSHNEFTLGHLKFVRPDVAIADVDGVLSKMSSTPPGTPLFPDGSVHVKLQLVLSRNNSTWQIDSFHNVTVNPAAAGGPPAAN from the coding sequence ATGTACGTCGCGCTTCGCTCGTCCTTGCTGTTCCTCGCCGCACTTCTTCCCATCGCCGCTCCAGCCGCCGCCACCGCGCAGCAGGACGCGAACCGAGCGGCCATCCTAACCATCATCCAGAACCTTGCCGACGCCTGGAATCGCGGCGACGCCCACGCCTTCGCCTCGACCTTCGCCGAAGACGGCAGCTTCACCAACATCATCGGCATGCAAACCTACGGCCGCGCACCCTTCGAAGCGCAACACCAGCGCATCTTCGCCACAATCTACAAAGGCAGCCACAACGAGTTCACACTCGGCCACCTGAAGTTCGTCCGGCCCGACGTCGCCATCGCCGACGTCGACGGCGTCCTCTCCAAGATGAGTTCCACGCCGCCCGGCACGCCACTCTTTCCCGACGGCTCAGTCCACGTAAAGCTCCAGCTCGTCCTGTCCAGGAACAACAGCACGTGGCAGATCGACAGCTTCCACAACGTCACCGTCAACCCCGCCGCGGCCGGCGGCCCACCCGCAGCCAATTAA
- a CDS encoding DUF4892 domain-containing protein, translating to MQASVRLLLATLVIALPVSAQMPTSDYPGSVDWPVAPRPANSIIVAASHTDSDEFKVPLGPYNSNVQDHFQKTVTATGAVDKVAFSGPPSTSTFAAFNRTRDQLVAAHYTAVYTCIGKGCGGYQFVMELAQPLIDATASPYSNLTIDTMAAVTEDVRYGVFQRGNEYLMVVAALAPGKYSGLLLIDVGGHMPAARPPAPAQ from the coding sequence ATGCAAGCCTCTGTCCGCCTTCTGCTCGCCACCCTGGTGATAGCGCTTCCTGTCTCGGCGCAAATGCCCACCAGTGACTACCCCGGCAGCGTGGACTGGCCCGTGGCGCCGCGGCCCGCGAACAGCATCATCGTCGCCGCCTCCCACACCGACTCCGACGAGTTCAAGGTGCCGCTCGGCCCCTACAACTCCAACGTGCAGGACCACTTCCAGAAGACCGTCACCGCAACCGGCGCCGTGGACAAGGTGGCCTTCTCCGGCCCACCCTCCACCTCCACCTTCGCCGCCTTCAACCGCACGCGCGACCAGCTCGTCGCCGCCCACTACACGGCGGTTTACACCTGCATCGGCAAAGGCTGCGGCGGCTACCAGTTCGTCATGGAGCTGGCCCAGCCGCTCATCGACGCCACCGCCTCGCCCTACAGCAATCTCACCATCGACACCATGGCCGCCGTCACCGAAGACGTTCGCTACGGCGTCTTCCAGCGCGGCAACGAGTACCTGATGGTCGTCGCCGCCCTCGCCCCGGGCAAATACTCCGGCCTGCTCCTGATAGACGTAGGCGGCCACATGCCCGCTGCAAGACCGCCAGCCCCCGCACAATAG
- the glmS gene encoding glutamine--fructose-6-phosphate transaminase (isomerizing), protein MCGIVGYIGPKSVVPLIVEGLRRLEYRGYDSAGIAVAGNPADPTHLDVRRAPGKLSNLEAVLRDRPLEGTYGIGHTRWATHGRPTEENAHPHRDGSGTLVVVHNGIVENYLALKQQLIARGHHFLSETDTEIIAHLIEDELNQAAGKHQGSPVAANESEAIVSTAADSLPLEEAVRRAVKRLTGAFAIGVLSAHEPNKLVAARSGPPAVIGIGDGEYFVASDVPGILHHTRDIVFLHDGDCAILTPQGARFTDFEGNELSRPPQRITWDPIQAEKAGYKHFMLKEINEQPRAVRDTTLGRVSLDSGDVFLPDLKLSTEDLRNAATMTIAACGTSWHAGLAGKFMIERLARLPVDVDYASEYRYRDPIPGSLGLLITQSGETADTIAAQSEMISKGTPTLAICNVVGSAITRKAQGVITTNAGPEIGVASTKAFTAQLTALFTLALYLGQQRGTVTPDQSRHYVDELAKIPAKLEEILRVLDDRCHDLARQFSPASDFLFLGRGIHYPIALEGALKLKEISYIHAEGYPAGEMKHGPNALIDEHLPVVCIATKDPADPTSVLKYEKTLSNIQEVTARSGRVIAIATEGDHEIEGLVEHTLHIPAAPDLLLPILEVVPLQLLAYHIAVRRGCDVDQPRNLAKSVTVE, encoded by the coding sequence ATGTGCGGCATCGTCGGATACATCGGTCCTAAGTCAGTCGTCCCCCTCATCGTTGAAGGCCTGCGCCGCCTCGAATATCGCGGCTACGACTCCGCCGGCATCGCCGTCGCCGGCAACCCCGCCGACCCCACCCACCTCGACGTTCGCCGCGCCCCCGGCAAGCTCAGCAATCTCGAGGCCGTCCTACGCGACCGCCCGCTCGAGGGCACCTACGGCATCGGCCACACCCGCTGGGCCACCCACGGCCGCCCCACTGAGGAGAACGCCCATCCGCACCGCGACGGCTCCGGCACCCTAGTCGTCGTGCACAACGGCATCGTCGAAAACTACCTCGCGCTCAAGCAGCAGCTCATCGCCCGCGGCCACCACTTCCTCTCCGAAACCGACACCGAAATCATCGCCCACCTCATCGAAGACGAGCTGAACCAGGCAGCAGGGAAGCACCAGGGCAGCCCCGTCGCCGCCAACGAATCCGAAGCCATCGTCTCCACCGCGGCCGACAGCCTCCCCCTCGAAGAAGCCGTCCGCCGCGCCGTCAAGCGCCTCACCGGCGCCTTCGCCATCGGCGTCCTCTCCGCGCACGAGCCCAACAAGCTCGTCGCCGCCCGCTCCGGCCCGCCCGCCGTCATCGGAATCGGCGACGGCGAATACTTCGTCGCCTCCGACGTCCCCGGCATCCTCCACCACACCCGCGACATCGTCTTCCTCCACGACGGCGACTGCGCCATCCTTACCCCACAGGGCGCCCGCTTCACCGACTTCGAAGGCAACGAACTCTCCCGCCCGCCCCAGCGCATCACCTGGGACCCGATCCAGGCCGAAAAAGCCGGCTACAAGCACTTCATGCTCAAGGAGATCAACGAGCAGCCACGCGCCGTCCGCGACACCACCCTCGGCCGCGTCTCGCTCGACTCCGGCGACGTCTTCCTCCCCGACCTCAAGCTCTCAACCGAAGACCTCCGCAACGCCGCGACCATGACCATCGCCGCCTGCGGCACCTCCTGGCACGCCGGCCTCGCCGGCAAGTTCATGATCGAGCGGCTCGCCCGCCTCCCCGTCGACGTCGACTACGCCTCCGAGTACCGCTACCGCGACCCCATCCCCGGCTCCCTCGGCCTGCTCATCACCCAGTCCGGCGAAACCGCAGACACCATCGCCGCCCAGTCCGAGATGATCTCCAAGGGCACACCCACCCTCGCCATCTGCAACGTCGTCGGCTCCGCCATCACCCGCAAGGCACAGGGCGTCATCACCACCAACGCCGGGCCAGAGATCGGTGTCGCCTCCACCAAGGCCTTCACCGCCCAGCTCACCGCGCTCTTCACCCTGGCGCTCTACCTCGGCCAGCAGCGCGGCACCGTCACGCCCGACCAGTCCCGCCACTACGTCGACGAACTCGCCAAAATCCCCGCCAAGCTCGAAGAGATCCTCCGCGTCCTCGACGACCGCTGCCACGACCTCGCCAGGCAGTTCTCCCCGGCCAGCGACTTCCTCTTCCTCGGCCGCGGCATCCACTACCCCATCGCCCTCGAAGGCGCCCTCAAACTCAAAGAGATCAGCTACATCCACGCCGAGGGCTACCCCGCCGGCGAAATGAAGCACGGCCCCAACGCCCTCATCGACGAGCACCTCCCCGTCGTCTGCATCGCCACCAAGGACCCGGCAGACCCAACCTCCGTCCTCAAGTACGAAAAGACTCTCTCCAACATCCAGGAAGTCACCGCCCGCTCCGGCCGCGTCATCGCCATCGCCACCGAAGGCGACCACGAAATCGAGGGCCTCGTCGAACACACCCTCCATATCCCCGCCGCCCCCGACCTCCTCCTCCCCATCCTCGAAGTCGTCCCCCTCCAACTCCTCGCCTACCACATCGCCGTCCGCCGAGGCTGCGACGTAGACCAACCTCGCAACCTCGCGAAGAGCGTCACCGTCGAGTAG
- the egtD gene encoding L-histidine N(alpha)-methyltransferase, producing the protein MSTFSAPPETPATALAPANSAIAAAVREGLTAPRKSLPAWLFYDAEGSRLFEQITLLPEYYLTRTERAIFQAEADRIIAAAFQSWHQATGDGQPTPDGAGRLRLLELGAGTATKTGILLAAAVRAQGETEYLPIDVSESAIAEACLTLTETLPQVNLQPQVANYVTDDLAIALHDGPTLALYIGSSIGNFGHDEAVAILRNLRAQLRPGDTLLLGTDLVKDTAILEAAYCDADRVTEAFNLNMLRRLNRELGAGFDLSTFRHVARYNREASRIEMHLRSTRTQQVSIPSLNLSIPFQAGESIHTENSYKFTPDSIRHLLREGGFAVTHTYTDPQNYFAVTLATVAA; encoded by the coding sequence ATGAGCACCTTCTCCGCCCCTCCAGAGACGCCGGCCACCGCACTCGCACCCGCCAACTCCGCCATCGCCGCCGCCGTTCGCGAAGGCCTCACGGCACCCCGCAAGTCCCTGCCAGCGTGGCTCTTCTACGACGCCGAGGGCTCCCGCCTCTTCGAACAGATCACCCTTCTGCCGGAGTACTACCTCACCCGCACAGAGCGCGCCATTTTCCAGGCCGAGGCCGACCGCATCATCGCTGCCGCCTTCCAGTCCTGGCATCAGGCGACCGGCGACGGCCAGCCCACCCCGGACGGCGCTGGTCGGCTGCGCCTGCTCGAACTCGGCGCCGGCACCGCCACCAAGACGGGCATCCTGCTCGCCGCTGCCGTTCGCGCCCAAGGCGAAACCGAGTACCTGCCCATCGACGTCTCGGAGTCCGCCATCGCCGAGGCCTGCCTCACCCTCACGGAGACCCTGCCCCAGGTCAACCTGCAGCCCCAGGTTGCCAATTACGTCACCGACGACCTCGCCATCGCCCTGCACGACGGCCCCACCCTGGCGCTGTACATCGGCTCGTCCATCGGCAACTTCGGCCACGACGAGGCCGTGGCCATCCTCCGGAACCTCCGCGCCCAGCTCCGTCCCGGCGACACCCTTCTGCTCGGCACCGACCTGGTCAAAGACACGGCAATCCTCGAAGCCGCTTACTGCGACGCCGATCGCGTCACCGAGGCCTTCAACCTCAACATGCTTCGCCGCCTCAATCGCGAACTCGGCGCGGGCTTCGACCTCAGCACCTTCCGTCACGTCGCCCGCTACAACCGCGAAGCTTCGCGCATCGAGATGCACCTCCGGAGCACCCGAACGCAACAGGTCTCTATCCCCAGCCTCAATCTCAGCATCCCCTTCCAGGCCGGCGAGAGCATTCACACGGAGAACAGTTACAAGTTCACTCCGGATAGCATCCGCCACTTACTCCGGGAAGGTGGTTTCGCGGTAACTCACACTTACACCGACCCACAAAACTACTTCGCGGTAACTCTGGCCACCGTAGCCGCGTAG